The following is a genomic window from Chryseobacterium sp. StRB126.
TCTGCTAATAATTCTGCAGGAAGATCAAAATTAAAATCTGATGTTTTCATTTTTTAAATTACGGTTTAAAAATTATTGAAATTACAAGGTGTAATTTTCGGAGTGCAAATATACGACATTGAACACCCCTTTGTCAAGTATTATTTTCAATCAAATATAAAACCGTGATTTAACGGGGATTTTTTAAGCTTAAAAAAGAGTATTTTTGGAAAAATTGAAATTGAGCATGGAATCTGTAAGTAAAATATATTTCCTTGATAGTCCATATCCTAACGGACATAAAATTGAAGTCTTCAACTGGAGCGGACGAATTGATGAGGATGGATTCATCTGGTTTGATTTTCATTTAAAAACTGAAAATTATTACGCTAATGACGATGAAAACAGCGAAGAGGAAGAGGAAGAAGAAAACGAAACTCTGTCTAATTGGAACTCCAAAATAGTGTGGGGCAATTATCATGCCTGTACTCTGTCATCCAATTATTGGAGTGAACAAAGAGGAATCAGAATTAACAAAACGGATGAAAAGCTGGATTTCGATACTGTTGTTAAAAATGATCTTTTCAGCAACGATCTTCCTTCTGAAGACCATTTTGACGATGATGATCTTGCCTTCAGTATTTATCTGCTTGGGCATGACAGTTGTGCAGACCATCAGATCCGGTTTTCAAAAACAGACAGTAACCTATATGATATTACATGGACTGGTAAAATAGCACTGACTTACTCCGGTGATGATGAGTTTTCACATGATTTCAAAGCTCAGATTTTTAATGCTGAATTCGAAGGTTTCCATTATCCAAAAACCTGGACAGTAGAAAAAGCAACAGAAATATTCAAAGCTCAGCTCGCCAATTTTGAAGAATATGAATTTGTGGATCTCAATCCTAAAAGTAACAAAAGAGAGTATAAACTCGACAAACTAAAACACTAACAGCATAAAAACAACAAATTAAAAAATTATAATTATGAGCAAATATTCAATTGAAGCGTTTATCAACGAAACAAAAGAGAATCCGCAACAAAGGGATTATTTCGAATTGGAAACCAAGCATCTTTTAGAAATCAACCTTAATAATCAGGCGGTATGGACTAAAAAAGGAAGCATGGTAAGTTACGTTGGAAATATCAATTTTGAAAGACAGGGAATGCTGGCAGGTGGCATTGGAAATCTTCTGAAGAAAGCCATCAGTGGAGAAGGAAGCAAGCTGATGAAAGCTGAAGGTACCGGAAAATTGTATGTTGCAGACTCTGGTAAAAAGGTTCGTATCCTCTATCTGAACAATGAATCGGTTTGTGTAAACGGAAATGATGTTCTAGCTCACGAACAAAGTGTAAACAGTGATATTACCATGCTGAAAAGTATCGCAGGCATGATGTCCGGAGGCCTTTTCCAGGTAAAACTTTCAGGAACCGGTCATATCGCCATTACAACTCATGGAGATCCTTTAACATTACTTGTAACTCCTGACACTCCTGTTTTCACCGACCCAAATGCTACTGTTGCCTGGTCCGGAAACCTAAGTCCTGAACTGAAAACAAATGTTTCTTTTAAAAGCCTTATTGGAAGAGGAAGCGGTGAA
Proteins encoded in this region:
- a CDS encoding AIM24 family protein translates to MSKYSIEAFINETKENPQQRDYFELETKHLLEINLNNQAVWTKKGSMVSYVGNINFERQGMLAGGIGNLLKKAISGEGSKLMKAEGTGKLYVADSGKKVRILYLNNESVCVNGNDVLAHEQSVNSDITMLKSIAGMMSGGLFQVKLSGTGHIAITTHGDPLTLLVTPDTPVFTDPNATVAWSGNLSPELKTNVSFKSLIGRGSGEEFQMKFSGHGWVLIQPYEEVYYMEK